CCTGCGGATACTCGCGGACCGGCCTCCCGACTGCATCGTCTCCGATTACGATATGCCGGGCACGGACGGTATCGAGTTCCTCGACGATGTCCGCGAGCGGTATCCGGAGTTGCCGTTCGTCCTCTACACCGGCAAGGGAAGCGAAGAGATCGCTGCGGAGGCCATTTCGGCCGGCGTCACCGACTACATTCAAAAACAGGGTGGAAACGAGCGCTACCTGCTTCTCGCGACCCGGATCCGAAACGCGGTCAAGAGGTACCGGGCCGAGAAGGCCACCGAAGAACAAAAAGAGCAGCTTCGATTGTTCTTTCAGGAATCGTCAATCGGGGCGATACAGTGGGACGACACGTTCCGGTTCAAGCGCCTGAACGACCGGGCCGAGGAGATTCTCGGCTACGAGGAAGCCGAACTGCGCGGCGAGTCCTGGGAGACGATCGTCGCCGCCGACGACCGCGGACGCGTCGGCGACGTCGTTTCGGACCTCCTCGACGCCGACGGAGGGAGGAACATCCTCAACAGAAACGTCCGAAAGGACGGCGACGTCCGGATCTGCGAGTGGTACAATCGGGTCGTCACGAACGAGGACGGCGAGGTCGAGGCCATCTTCTCGCAGTTTCAGGACGTAACGGAGCGCGAGCGACGCAAGCGGGAACTGGCGGAGCACGAGACCATCGTCAGCGCGTTGCCCGACGCGGTGTACGTGATCGATGAGGACGGGCGGTTCACACACGTGAACGAGGAGCTCGTCGAGTTGGTGGGGTACGACCGGGAGACGATCATCGGCAACACACCGTCGTTGTTCAAAGACGATGACGCGGTCGAGCAAGCCGAGGGGCAACTGCGGCGACTGTTGTCGAGTGACGGCCCGGAGACAGTTTCGTTCGAAGTGACGCTACAGCCACGGGACGGAACCCCGGTGGTCTGTGAGGACCACATGGGCGTACTCCCTTACAACGGCGAGTGCTTCGAGGGCTCGGTCGGAACCCTCCGGGACGTCACCGACCAGAAGCAACGGCGCGAGGAACTCGACCGCCGGACCGAGGAACTCAAGGCGTTGAACACCCGCCTCGAAGCCCAGTACCGGCAGCTCTTCGAGGAAGCGCCGGTCATGGCGGTCGTGACGGAAATGGAGGGGGACACGCCGATCATCGAGGACTGCAACCGGCTGTTCGCCGAGCGGTTGGGCTACGAGAGGGCGGCGGTCGTCGACGAACCCCTCGAGTCGTTCTACGCACCCGAGTCGCGCCGACGGTTGCTGGATCGCGGCGGGTACGAGCGGGCGCTGGACGGCGAGTTCGCGCGCGAGCGCCGGAAGCTGCTGACCGCCGACGGTGAGACGATCGAGACGCTCCTTCGGGCAGTTCCTCGGCGGGAGACGGACGAAGACGCGGACAGCACGCTCAGGCTATACGTCGGTCTCGACGGGAGCGAACAGCTCTTTCGGGAGCGAGAGCGCTTAGACGAGTTCAGCAGCATCGTCGGCCACGACCTTCGGAGTCCGTTGCAGGTCGCCGAGGGGCGGCTGGAACTCGCCAGCGAAGCGCACAGTAGCGAACATCTCGACACGGCGCGGGCCGCCCTCGACCGGATGGATCGGATCATCGAGGACGTGCTGTGGCTGGCGCGCAACGGCCGGGACATCGGGTCGGTGAACCCGGTCCCGGTCGGCGAGCCGATCGAGGCGTCGTGGGGGCTGGTGAGCGATGCCGCCGAGGGGGCGACGCTGCGGTACGCGGACGGGCTCTCGGAGGCGACGATACGGGTCGACGAGGACCGATTCCGCCAGCTGCTCGAGAACCTGTTCGGAAACGCGATCGAACACGGCGGCGAGGGAGTGACAGTCACCGTCGGGCGGGTGGACGACGGGTTGTACGTCGAAGACGACGGTCCCGGTGTCGCTCCCGCAGCGCGCGACGAGATATTCGGCGCGGGGTACTCGACGAGTGAGGACGGGACCGGCTTCGGGCTGCGCATCGTCGAGCGGGTCGCCGAGGCTCACGGCTGGGCGGTTCGCGTCGTGGAAGGGTCCGACGGCGGGGCGCGGTTCGAAATAACCGGGATCGATTCCCTCGAGTAGCGAATCCGCTGTTGACGGTGCCAGATCGCTCCGCCTTCTTCTGGTCTCGGAGCAGTCCGTTCATTTGTCGCCCGTCGTTACCGACCCCGATGCCCTCCACTGCAGGAGTCTTCTCGACGCGGGGTAGCCGGCGAGTGGAGCTGCTCGGTATCCCCCTCGTCGACCTGATACTGACAGACAAACGAATATACACACGACGCACGAGGATCACGCCGTTCGACGGAACGACCGGCGGATCACTCGTGAGTCGGTGTTATTTGATTTCGTCCACCAGCATGAGCGGTCGCGACGGTTCGTGCCCGAGGCCTCTCGCCTGCCCGGCTGAACCGCCCGGGATCGGGGCCTGGACGCACGATGCGTTCACTCCACGCGCTCGAGGCCCGTCAGTTCGATGCGCGCCCCCCCGAGAGAGGCCTCGGAGACCGCAACGTTCCAGCGGTGGGCCGCAGCGACGTGTCGAACGCGAGCCAGCCCGAATCCGGCGTGGCCTCGGGCGTCGGACATCCCGGTTCGGAACGCGTCGTTTCGTTTGTCCTCGGGGATCCCCGGGCCGTCGTCGGCGACGTAGAACCCATCGGGGAGGGCGCCGACCTCGACGGTCACTCCCGGCTCCGAGTGTTCGATGGCGTTTCGATACAGTTCCCCGAACACCCCCCGGAGCCGCTCGCGGTCGGCGACGACCGTCCCGAACGCCGCGTTCCCGTCGAGACCACGGCGGTCAGCGTCGCCGGTGTCGAGATCCACCCAAGCGGATCGGGCTGTCGACGCCAGATCGACGGCGTCGGCCGAGACGACCGGACGACCCTGCTGGACCAACGCGTTCAGCTCGTCGAGAAACGAGTCGATGCGGTCGAGGGCGTCAAGCCCCTTTCGAACCGCCTCGGGGGTGTCGTCCTCGCGGGCCGCGTCGGTCCCGTCGCCGAGATACTGGAGATAGCCGGTTGCGACGTTCAACGGGCTCCGCAGATCGTGCGAGAGGGCGTGCCTGACGTCCTCGAGTCGTTCCCGTTCCTGTTTGGCGGCCCGTCGATGGACGGCCACACCCCCGGCAGTCGTGTCCCCGGGCGGGCGGCCGGGGCCGAGCGTCCGCCGAACCCGCTCGATCAATCGGTCGATCGGATCGGGCGTCCCCCGACGGACGTATCCGGAGACGCCGGCTTCGAGTGCAGCGGCCGCGAGCCCCTCGGATCCGTCGGTGACGAACAGCACGAACGGAGCGGTCGGCGACGCGAGGCGGCGTGTCCGCTCTCTGGAGAGCTCGACACCGTCCATCCCCGGGAGGGAAGCGGCGCTGACGATGCAGTCGACCGGTTCCGCGAGCGCCCGAAGGGACGCAAGCGCGGACTCCGCGTCGGGCTCCGAGAGCACCTCGACTGCCGTTTCGAGCTGTGAGAGTCGCGCCGTTATCGCAGCGTTGTCTTCCGATTCGATCCCGACGAGCAGCACGCGGCGTGTCGACCCCATTACGACGGGATACGTGCCATCGCAACCAATACGCTTCGGGTCGGCACGGGGTATCTGGAGCCCGCGGCACGCGTGTTTCGATCGGCGGCGGACTCGCGCCCGATGGAATCGATATTGATTCAAAAAACCGTAGAAACAATCATATCCCGTCGGCTCACAGCAGTCATACATTGCCGGGGTCTATCGTTGCGGACTTTCGAGCCGACGTGGACGTAGACGGTCGCTTCGAGGAGGTTACCGACCGGACGCGGGTCGTTCTGAACGAGTCGAAGTTGGGTTTCGAGTTCGATGGCGAAAAACAGGTGTTCGAGCTATCGAGCGTCTTCGACGTCGTGCAGGGTGTTTCGCGGGGCCAAGAATCCGGATCGACCGGAACCGTCACCCTCGCGTCCCGAACCGATGGCCACCGAACGGCCATCTCGATCAACGCCGGCGTCGAGCGGTTGGTCACGTTCCAACAGGTCCTCTACAAACAGCTCCTGAGCGGAACGGACGTCGTGTTTCGGTGTCGGGACCGCGCCGGCACTGTCAACGGCGGACCACACGAGGGGACGCTGGCCGTCAGCCCCTCGTGGATCCGGCTTTGCCCCGACGGGACGGGCAAGTCGGTCAGCATCGCCAGAGACGAAATAATCAGCTTCGAGACGCCGTCCAGCGTGTCCGGGCAGGACGACAAGCGGCCGGCAGTAGCTATCTACGCTGACACCGGCGATCGGGTTCTCAAGGTGACCACGAGTCTGCCGTCGTTTCGGCTTCTCAATCTGTTCGGGCGGTATCTGCGGGCCGACCTGTTGTCCACCGACGCGATCGGGACCGCATCCGACGACGTCGACACGATCGACCTCCTGTTCGTCGACGACGATCCACACGATATCGAGATGGCGGGCGTGTTTCTGCGTCAGCACCTCGAGGGGCTATCCATGACTACGGCCACGGGCGCCGCGGACGCACTCGACGTTCTCGAAGACACTCCGAACGACGGCGGGATCAACTGCATCGTCAGCGACTACCAAATGCCCGGGATGGACGGCATCGAGTTCCTCAACGAGGTCCGCGAGCGGTATCCGGAGTTGCCGTTCATCCTCTACACCGGCCAGGGCAGCGAGACGGTCGCAAAGCAAGCGATTCTCGACAACGTCACCGACTACGTCGAAAAAGACGTCGGGCGCGGGCAATACGAGGTGCTCGCCGAGCGGATCCGAAAGGCAATCCGCTCCTGACGGGTCCACCTGTCGACTCCCGGAACCAAGGTTCTTATTCGGTGCCGCACCAAAGGTAGATACTCAAATGGCTCGCGCGGAGGACACCGAGGTCATCGACAAGTTCGAGACGTTCTATCGGGACTACTACCGGAACGAGATCGGCCAACTCGCACAGAAGTACCCCAACGAGAAGCGGTCGCTGTACGTCGATTGGAACGACCTCTATCGGTTCGACCCGGACCTCGCGGACGACTTCATCGCCCAGCCCGATCAGATGCTCGAGTACGCCGAGGAGGCGCTCCGGCTCTACGACCTGCCGGTGGACGTGAAGCTGGGACAGGCCCACGTCCGGGTGCAAAACCTCCAGCGCACGACCGGTATCCGTGACATCCGCGCGCGCCACCGCGGCCAACTCGTCGAGGTGAGCGGCATCGTCCGGAAAGCGACTGACGTCCGCCCGAAAGTGATCGAGGCGGCCTTCGAGTGCCAACGCTGTGGCACGCTGACGCGGATCCCACAGACTTCCGGGGAGTTCTACGAACCCCACGAGTGCCAGGGCTGTGAACGACAGGGTCCCTTCGACATCAATTTCGATCAATCGGAGTTCGTCGACGCCCAGAAACTCCGGGTTCAAGAATCCCCCGAGGGCCTCCGCGGCGGCGAGACGCCCCAGAGCATCGACGTCCACATCGACGACGACATCACGGGGCGGGTCACCGCCGGCGACCACGTCCGCGTGACGGGCGTTCTCCACCTCGAACAGCAGGGCTCGAACCAGGAGAAATCGCCGGTCTTCGACGTGTATATGGACGGGATGGCCGTCGAGATCGAGGACGAGCAGTTCGAGGACATGGACATCACCGACGAGGACAAAAAACGGATCATCGAACTCTCCAACGAGTCCGACATCTACGAGAAGATGATCGCCTCGATGGCGCCCTCCATCTACGGTTACGACCAGGAGAAACTCGCCATCATCATGCAGTTGTTCTCCGGTGTGACGAAGCATCTGCCCGACGGCTCCCGGACGCGTGGCGATTTGCACATGCTTCTAATTGGAGATCCGGGTACGGGTAAGTGTCTAAAATCTGATACGAAAGTCTCACTTCCGGACGGAACGCAACGGGAAATCGGTAAACTAGTCGAAGGGAACCTCGATGATCCCACCCCAGTTGACGACGGTTTTTATCAGAAATGCTTCATACCGGTGCTGACGACTGACGGCCGACGGATCGTTCCCGGTACCGCGAGCAAACTCTGGAAGCGACAGACACCGGAACGGATGTACAACATTCGAACCGAAAGCGGCAACACACTCGAAGTGACTCCCTCGCATCCGCTCTTCAGGCAGATCGAGGGGAGGTTGGAGCCGACTACTGCGTCGGAGTTGGAGGAAGGCGATTTTATCGCAACACCGACTGAACTCCCGAGCGAACCGGACGAGTCGATCGACATCCAGTACGCGCCGTCCGAGTCACCGAACGCGAACAGGTTACATGCTCCCGAGACGCTCACCGACGGGGTTGCGAGGCTCATAGGCTACGTCGTCGGCGAGGGGCACATCTCCGGCGGGGAGTTCAGTCAGGAGGTCACGGTCACGAATGCGGACGAGGAGATTCTCGAGGACGTCAGCACCGTACTCGGGAGTTTGGGGCTGCGATACCGGCGGCAACCACATCAGACGAAGCCGAGCGTCTCGACAGTTAGATGCTCGTCCGTGGAGCTCGCCCGATTCTTTGAGGCGTTGGAACCGAACATGCTCGAGCGCTCCGCCCACCAGCGCGTGCCGGATGTCGTCCTTCGCGCAAGGCCACAGCGGAAAGCCGAATTCCTCCGAGCGTACGTCGACGGGGAATGTACGGTGTCCCCGAAGGAACGGGAGATAGTCGTCGCGTCGATGAGCGAGGAGCTGCTCGAAGACGTGCAGAGCCTGCTTCTCTCGTTCGGGATCCAGAGCCAACTCCATCCCCGTAATAACGACAGCTACCGGCTCAGAATCAGCGGGGCCGATTTCGAGCGTTACGTCGGCCGAATCGGGTTCGTCACGGAACGGAAGGCCGTCTCGGCCGCCGAGTTCGACGACGTCGAGGCGAACACGAACACGGACGTCGTTCCGAACGTGGGGGGAACGCTCCGGGACGTCCGCGAAGCCCTCGCCCTCTCGCAGTTCGACTGCGGCGTCCCCCGAACGACGTATCAACACTACGAACGCGGGGACCGAAACCCGAGTCGATCCACCCTGCACACTGTCCTCAATGCGTTTGAGGCGCGCACGGAGCGGCTGTCGGCGCTCCGCGAACGGGTCACCGACGGCGGGTGGGACGCGATCGTCACCGCCCGCGACGAACTCGGCATCTCGCAGGCGGCGTTGGCCGACGGCATGGACGTCTCCCAGACGGCTATCAGCTACTACGAACGAAACGAGGTCGCCCCCGACGGCGGCTGCGTGATGGACGCAAGCGGGGTCGTCTTGGATCGACTCGACGCGGCGCTCTCGGTCGCGGAAGACATCGACCGACTCAGAGCGCTCGCCGAAAGCGACATCGGGTGGGACCGGATCGACTCGATCGAGGCTGTCGACCCGGACTACGAGTGGGTCTACGACCTTGAGGTCGAGGGGACACACACGTACATCTCCAACAACGTCGTCTCGCACAACTCCCAGTTGCTCCAGTACATTCGCAACCTTGCTCCACGATCTGTTTATACATCTGGCAAAGGATCGTCCAGTGCCGGTCTCACCGCTGCGGCTGTCAGAGACGACTTCGGCGACGGCCAACAGTGGACGCTCGAGGCCGGCGCGCTCGTGCTCGCCGATCAGGGGATCGCGGCTGTCGACGAACTCGATAAGATGCGGTGTGTTACCGGTGATACGCTTGTGCATCTATCTGACGGACGTCTCTCCCGGATTAATGAGCTCGCACGCGAGGCAAAACAGGGAGGAACCATCGAAGAGCTTCCTAACGGGCGTACGATCCGTAATATCGATCTGACGGCGTGGACGATGTCCGATACTGGTCGTCTCGTCGAGCGTCCGATAACTGCCATTCACGAGTACGGAGCGCCGGAAGAACTCACCGAAATCACCCTTGAGTCGGGGGAACGGATCTCCGCGACTCACGATCATCCGTTCTTCGTATTCGAGGATGGGAAACGCCACAAGCGACCGGCGACCGATCTCGAGCCAGGCGACTGGACGTACGTCCCCAAGCAACTCTCGGAACCGACAACCGACGGAGGGATAGCTTCGGACAGCGGTGGAGGTTCGATATCAAGCCACAACGTCCAACCCTCCTTCGGTGCGGTACTTGGGTATCTTTCGGGGGACGGTAACGTCTATTACAACCGCCACGAGGAACGCTACGGGATTCGTTTTATTAATAATCAAGAAGAGCTTTTGCAGGATTTCGAACAGGCCTGCATAGATGCCTTCGGTAAAGTGCCCGTGCGACACCCGAGCGGGCAGCGGAATGATGGGGTTGAGACGGTCCGACTCCACGGTCGCGAATACGCTGACAGAGTTCTTGACGCCGGAATGAACGTCGAAACGCACGATGACAAATCGTTCCCAACCCGTGTCACAACTGGCACGAGACGAACGAAAGCAGCGTTTATTCGAGCGTTCGCTGACAGCGAAGGTAACGTCGATTCCAGCACAGGAAATGTACGAATGTACTCCGCAAGCGGGGAGATTCTCTTAGGAATAAAAAGTCTCTTGTTGGAGTTCGGCATTTCCTGTCAGATCCGAACTCGGGAGCGGAGTGAAAAGCGTGACATCCACGTCCTTGGGATTACATCAGCGGAGTCGATTCGATCGTATAACCGACATATCGGCTTCACTCTCGAGCGAAAACAGGATGCACTTGCTGAAGTCTGTGCCTCCGTCGATGGAGATCGGACGACCATAGACGTGCTTCCTGACTGCGGCGATCTACTTAGAGACGTTCGGGCCTCGCTACGACTACACCAGTCCGAATGCGGGATCGACGGCACGACCTACTGTAATTTCGAAAACGGTGACGCGAACTGTTCACTTCACCGCGCCAGCACGATCTTAGAGGCGTTCGAAAAGCGGATCGAAACTGCGAACCGGGATACAGAGGTGTTGGTCGATGATTGTAATTGGGATTCCCTCCAGCGTCTCAAAGATCGCTATCACGTCTCACAGGGGGAACTTGCAAACGGTACAGCACTCAGCCAGCAACAAATCTCTAAGGGGTGGGAAAATAGTGAGGACGTTCGTGAGATCGTTCGAGCTGAACTGCACAGGCTCGTTGTGGACGTCTCTAATACGGAACTGTCCCCACTCGATGATCTGATCAACGGAGATGTAAAATGGAGACGAGTCAGATCCGTCGATACGGTTGTATCCGGGCCGAAAAACGACCGAATCCCGATTCTACAGCAGGAACTTGCGGACGTACTTGATTCTCCGCCAGCCGAAGTAACGTCTCGGGCACAGGAGCTCCTTGATCGAAACTGCAAGATTGAGTCGTGGACGACACTTCGCGACGAGCTTGACACATACGGAATCCCGTTGTGGGTCCTCGGGTCGGATCTCGGTGTGACTGGTTTGACGATCTCTCGGTGGTCGAACGGCATCGTCGAGACTGATCGATTCGAAGAAGTCAAAACCGCCGCAGAGAACCGGATTTCGGAGAAGTGTTCTAAAATTCGAAAGCTCCTAAACGAGATCGAGTCTCGACGAGAGGCGAACGTTTATGATCTGACTGTCGAGGGAACACACAATTTCGTCGCGAACGGAATGGTCGTGCACAATTCCGAGGACCGCTCGGCGATGCACGAAGCGCTCGAGCAGCAGTCCTACCACCCCGACACCGAACTCCTGCTGGCGGACGGTCGTCGCGTCGACATCGGCGAGTTCGTCGACACCCGTATGCAGGAACATCCGGAGCGGGTCACCGACGGCGTCGATTGCGAGATCCTCCCCGTCGAGGACGTCCGGGTCCACTCGACTGATTTCGAGACCAACGAGACGACGAAACTGCCTGTCGATCGCGTGAGCAGACACGAGGCACCCGAGGAGTTCGTCCGGGTGTCGTTCTCCAACGGCCGGGAGGTGACAGTCACGCCCGAGCATCCGATGTTCGTCGATGACGGTGGCGAGATCGGTACCGTCGAGGCCGACGACATCGAGGTGGGCGCGTTCGTCCCCGCGCCGCGAAAGCTGCCTAATTCGAGCGCCGCAGTCGAACTCGACGGCGAACCACACCGCGGCAAGGAGAAGGACGTACGCCTGCCGGCGGAGCTCTCGGGCGATCTCGCGGAGATCCTCGGCTTCCTCGTCGCGGAGGGACACGCCTACGCCGGCTCGACCCACGAGATCGGCTTCTCCAGTCACGACGAGCGGTTACTGGAGCGGATGGACCGACTCGTGCAGTCGGTGTTCGGCGTAGAGAGCACCGACACGACGAACGCCGCCGGGACGGTGACCAAACGGTGGGTCTCGACGGAGCTCTACCGGTGGTTCCAGCGCAACGTCCCCGGCGTCATGGAGACGGCCCGCGACAGGCGGGTCCCGGACCGAGTGCTGGGCGCCTCCGAGGAGGCGATCCGCCGGTTCCTCGTCGGCGCGTTCGCGGGCGACGGCGGCGTCGAGAGCGAGGCGATGTCCTTCTCGACCGCCTCGGACGGTCTCGCGGAGGACTACGCCGACGCGCTGGCGAAGGTCGGCGTCGCCTCTCGGATCCACCACGACGCGACCGAGGACTCCTGGAAGGTGTACGTGATGGGTGATTCGACCGAGCGGTTCGTCGATTCGATCGTCGATCCCGCCGACGAGCGATACGAGGAGGCACAGGCGTTCGTCGAACGGAGCAACGAAGCGAGACGACACCACGACGTCCTTCCGACGAGCGCCGCGCGCGAGCTCCGAGACCTCAAGCGATTGCTCGGCGTCGGACGCACCGGGAAATTCCGGACGCATTTCGACGAAGGCTACGGTATCCAAATCGAAACGGTGCGCGAGGAGCTCGAAGCACTCCGGACCCGAGCTGAGGAGGTCGAACGAGCGATACAGCAGGCCGAGACCCTTGCCGAGATCAGAGCGGTAGTTGGCTGGTCGGGCCGACAGTTGGCGGACCGGATCGAGGGAGCAACGACGGGAACGATACACTACGCCGAGAGCGGCGGATACGACGCGGCTCGGCGCTCCGAGTTGGCCGACCACGCAAGGAATGCCGCATACGCTGCCCTCGATGAGTTCGACAATAGAGCCGGGCGACTGGATGATCGCTGTGACCTCCGATACTACCGCGTCACGGACGTCGAGACGATCCCAAACGAGGGCGAAGACGCCTGCGAGTGGGTCTACGACGTGACCGTCGAGCCGACGAACACGTTCGTGAGCCGGGGCGTCGTGCTTCACAACTCGATCTCCATCTCCAAGGCCGGAATCAACGCCACCCTCAAATCGCGGTGCTCGCTTTTGGGTGCTGCGAACCCCAAGTACGGCCGCTTCGACCAGTACGAGCCGATCGGCGAGCAGATCGACCTCGAACCGGCACTCATTTCGCGGTTCGATCTGATCTTCACGGTCACCGATCAGCCGGACGCCGAGGAGGACGCGAACCTCGCCGAGCACATCATCAACACCAACTACGCGGGCGAGTTGCACACCCACCGCGAGAACACGACGACCTCGAACGTTTCCGAGGAGGAGGTCGAAAACGTCACCGAGGACGTCGAGCCAGAGATCGACGCCGAGTTGCTCCGGAAGTACGTCGCCTACGCCAAGCGGAACTGCTACCCGATGATGACCGAGGAAGCCAAAGCGGAGATCCGGGACTTCTACGTCGACCTGCGCGCGAAGGGTCAAGACGAGGACGCCCCGGTCCCGGTGACGGCCCGGAAGCTGGAGGCGCTGGTGCGGCTCGCGGAGGCCTCCGCGCGGATGCGGCTGTCCGATACCGTCGACAGCGGGGACGCCGAGCGCGTCATCGAGATCGTCCGCTCGTGTCTCCAGGACATCGGCGTCGACCCCGAGACCGGCGAGTTCGACGCCGACGTCGTCGAGACCGGCCAGAGCAAGACCCAACGCGACCGCATCAAGAACGTCAAGTCGCTGATCGCCGAGATCGAGTCCGAGTACGACGAGGGTGCGCCGATAGAGACGATCCTCGACCGCGCCGAGGAGGTCGGCATGGAGCGCTCCCAGGCCGAACACGAGATCGAGAAGCTCCGTCGACAGGGCGACGTGTACGAACCGACGACGGACCATCTGAGGACGGTGTGAATGGACCGAATCGCAGCCCTTCGTCGGATCGAGGCGTCGCTATCGGCGTTCGAGTCCGGCGAGACCGACCTCGAGACGTGCGAACGGCGTGTCCGCGCCGTCGTTCGAACGTTTGCGACGGAGTTCGACGGCGACTTCTCGGCGTATCGCGCGGACGACGGGACCGTCGTCGTCGCCGCCTCCGAGCGTGAGGCCCGCAAGCGGGTCCGCGAACTGACCGACGCCGACGCGCCGACGGTTCGGCCGGTCGAATGAGCGCGTAGTTTTAATATCGAAACCGTCGGAAAATTAGGCCGTGCTGTTGGTTGTGACGTACTCACAGGCCGCTCGGACGTCGCTTCGGAACGTCTGTCGGACGCACGCCTCGAGTGTCGTTCGACGACTCGGGCGAGCGGCGCTGCTCGAGGAGACCGAACACGGCGCGTTTTTGGCGCTTCGGCTGCGCGAGAAGCACCCCGAGACGGTTCGACTCGAGCGGACGGAGCCGCTCAACGAGTTCCGAGACGTCCCCGAGTCGGTCCGCGACGCCGCACGCGCCTACGAGGACCGGGCGAACGACACCACGCCGTACTCGGCGTTCGCTGTCGGGTCTGTGCATCCGGCACCGTCGACGCTGAAGAGCCGGGACCTGTGAGCCTGTATGCACACGTCCGGCTGATCGTCCCGGGTATGTCGGTATCCCGCCGCGACGCGCTCGCGGCAGTGGGCCGATCGCTGGGTATCGAGACGAGCGTCGACGACGAACTGCGGACGCTGCGGGCGGAACTCGAGTCGACTCCGGCGGCGGTCCCGTCGCGAGCGACGGCACGCCGTCGCGTCGCCGAGACCGCCGCCGAACTCGAAGCGAAGCGCGAGCGTGTGGCGGCGCTTCGGGGGCGCATGCAGGCCGACGACGGGGACGCCGGCACCGCCTACCGGGATGCGATTCGGACACTCTCCGAGGCCGAAACGGAGTACGCAGCCGCGAGGGAGGCCCTCGACGACGCTCGCGAGCGGGCACGAACCGCACTGGACGACCGCGACCGTCGCTTGCGTTTGGAGGACCGCCTCGGGAACGCCGAGCGGACGGCTCGCCGGGAGCTGTTATCAGCGATCCGTCCGCGCGTCGACGACGCGGTGGCGGACGCGCCGGGAAGCGAGGCCGACGGGGTCGACGATGCCGACGCGGTGTCGGCTGCGCTCGCGCTCGCGAAGGTGGGCCGGATTCGACGCCCGGTCGTCCTCGCCTGCGGTCGGTTCCCGAGCCGCGACGCCGCCGAGCGCTGGCTCGGGACACCGGCGTACCGGATCCCGCCGCAGGGGTGATCCGGCGGTTTATTACTCAGCACGCGGGAAAGCCGGATATGCCGACGCTGAGTGCCGCCGTCGTCGAAGGGGAACGGGCGACGTTCGTCGAG
The genomic region above belongs to Natronomonas moolapensis 8.8.11 and contains:
- a CDS encoding DUF7854 family protein; amino-acid sequence: MDRIAALRRIEASLSAFESGETDLETCERRVRAVVRTFATEFDGDFSAYRADDGTVVVAASEREARKRVRELTDADAPTVRPVE
- a CDS encoding LAGLIDADG family homing endonuclease, with product MARAEDTEVIDKFETFYRDYYRNEIGQLAQKYPNEKRSLYVDWNDLYRFDPDLADDFIAQPDQMLEYAEEALRLYDLPVDVKLGQAHVRVQNLQRTTGIRDIRARHRGQLVEVSGIVRKATDVRPKVIEAAFECQRCGTLTRIPQTSGEFYEPHECQGCERQGPFDINFDQSEFVDAQKLRVQESPEGLRGGETPQSIDVHIDDDITGRVTAGDHVRVTGVLHLEQQGSNQEKSPVFDVYMDGMAVEIEDEQFEDMDITDEDKKRIIELSNESDIYEKMIASMAPSIYGYDQEKLAIIMQLFSGVTKHLPDGSRTRGDLHMLLIGDPGTGKCLKSDTKVSLPDGTQREIGKLVEGNLDDPTPVDDGFYQKCFIPVLTTDGRRIVPGTASKLWKRQTPERMYNIRTESGNTLEVTPSHPLFRQIEGRLEPTTASELEEGDFIATPTELPSEPDESIDIQYAPSESPNANRLHAPETLTDGVARLIGYVVGEGHISGGEFSQEVTVTNADEEILEDVSTVLGSLGLRYRRQPHQTKPSVSTVRCSSVELARFFEALEPNMLERSAHQRVPDVVLRARPQRKAEFLRAYVDGECTVSPKEREIVVASMSEELLEDVQSLLLSFGIQSQLHPRNNDSYRLRISGADFERYVGRIGFVTERKAVSAAEFDDVEANTNTDVVPNVGGTLRDVREALALSQFDCGVPRTTYQHYERGDRNPSRSTLHTVLNAFEARTERLSALRERVTDGGWDAIVTARDELGISQAALADGMDVSQTAISYYERNEVAPDGGCVMDASGVVLDRLDAALSVAEDIDRLRALAESDIGWDRIDSIEAVDPDYEWVYDLEVEGTHTYISNNVVSHNSQLLQYIRNLAPRSVYTSGKGSSSAGLTAAAVRDDFGDGQQWTLEAGALVLADQGIAAVDELDKMRCVTGDTLVHLSDGRLSRINELAREAKQGGTIEELPNGRTIRNIDLTAWTMSDTGRLVERPITAIHEYGAPEELTEITLESGERISATHDHPFFVFEDGKRHKRPATDLEPGDWTYVPKQLSEPTTDGGIASDSGGGSISSHNVQPSFGAVLGYLSGDGNVYYNRHEERYGIRFINNQEELLQDFEQACIDAFGKVPVRHPSGQRNDGVETVRLHGREYADRVLDAGMNVETHDDKSFPTRVTTGTRRTKAAFIRAFADSEGNVDSSTGNVRMYSASGEILLGIKSLLLEFGISCQIRTRERSEKRDIHVLGITSAESIRSYNRHIGFTLERKQDALAEVCASVDGDRTTIDVLPDCGDLLRDVRASLRLHQSECGIDGTTYCNFENGDANCSLHRASTILEAFEKRIETANRDTEVLVDDCNWDSLQRLKDRYHVSQGELANGTALSQQQISKGWENSEDVREIVRAELHRLVVDVSNTELSPLDDLINGDVKWRRVRSVDTVVSGPKNDRIPILQQELADVLDSPPAEVTSRAQELLDRNCKIESWTTLRDELDTYGIPLWVLGSDLGVTGLTISRWSNGIVETDRFEEVKTAAENRISEKCSKIRKLLNEIESRREANVYDLTVEGTHNFVANGMVVHNSEDRSAMHEALEQQSYHPDTELLLADGRRVDIGEFVDTRMQEHPERVTDGVDCEILPVEDVRVHSTDFETNETTKLPVDRVSRHEAPEEFVRVSFSNGREVTVTPEHPMFVDDGGEIGTVEADDIEVGAFVPAPRKLPNSSAAVELDGEPHRGKEKDVRLPAELSGDLAEILGFLVAEGHAYAGSTHEIGFSSHDERLLERMDRLVQSVFGVESTDTTNAAGTVTKRWVSTELYRWFQRNVPGVMETARDRRVPDRVLGASEEAIRRFLVGAFAGDGGVESEAMSFSTASDGLAEDYADALAKVGVASRIHHDATEDSWKVYVMGDSTERFVDSIVDPADERYEEAQAFVERSNEARRHHDVLPTSAARELRDLKRLLGVGRTGKFRTHFDEGYGIQIETVREELEALRTRAEEVERAIQQAETLAEIRAVVGWSGRQLADRIEGATTGTIHYAESGGYDAARRSELADHARNAAYAALDEFDNRAGRLDDRCDLRYYRVTDVETIPNEGEDACEWVYDVTVEPTNTFVSRGVVLHNSISISKAGINATLKSRCSLLGAANPKYGRFDQYEPIGEQIDLEPALISRFDLIFTVTDQPDAEEDANLAEHIINTNYAGELHTHRENTTTSNVSEEEVENVTEDVEPEIDAELLRKYVAYAKRNCYPMMTEEAKAEIRDFYVDLRAKGQDEDAPVPVTARKLEALVRLAEASARMRLSDTVDSGDAERVIEIVRSCLQDIGVDPETGEFDADVVETGQSKTQRDRIKNVKSLIAEIESEYDEGAPIETILDRAEEVGMERSQAEHEIEKLRRQGDVYEPTTDHLRTV
- a CDS encoding DUF7855 family protein yields the protein MLLVVTYSQAARTSLRNVCRTHASSVVRRLGRAALLEETEHGAFLALRLREKHPETVRLERTEPLNEFRDVPESVRDAARAYEDRANDTTPYSAFAVGSVHPAPSTLKSRDL